A part of Paenibacillus donghaensis genomic DNA contains:
- a CDS encoding aminoglycoside N(3)-acetyltransferase, with product MTELQESRAILTKEDLVNHFKSYGLMEGQSIFVHTSLSKLGFVVGGAETLIRSLLEIVGEEGTLMMPSQTWKNLDPSTGVHWKEPVEWWPIIREHWPAFDKDITPAIGMGVVAEMFRKWPGAKRSDHPARSIAAVGKHAAYITNTHDLSNIFGDGSPLDKLYQLNGYVLLIGVGHDKNTSLHLAETRADFPGKQMVNESSAIMADGTRKWVTYNTQAMDDSDFVSLGEEYEKERNLRVHRIGNTDVRFLEQKPLVDWATAWMERHRV from the coding sequence ATGACTGAACTACAAGAATCAAGAGCTATCTTAACGAAAGAAGACCTAGTTAATCACTTTAAAAGCTACGGACTGATGGAAGGACAAAGCATATTTGTGCATACTTCGCTAAGCAAGCTGGGGTTTGTCGTTGGAGGAGCCGAAACGTTAATTCGGTCTCTTCTAGAAATTGTTGGAGAAGAAGGAACCTTGATGATGCCTTCCCAAACCTGGAAGAATCTCGATCCTTCAACGGGCGTGCACTGGAAAGAACCTGTAGAATGGTGGCCCATTATTCGGGAACACTGGCCTGCCTTTGATAAAGATATTACCCCGGCAATCGGTATGGGCGTCGTGGCCGAAATGTTTCGCAAATGGCCGGGGGCCAAAAGGTCGGATCACCCTGCACGATCCATAGCCGCGGTAGGCAAACATGCTGCATATATTACAAACACTCATGATTTAAGCAATATTTTTGGTGATGGCTCCCCGTTGGATAAATTATATCAACTGAATGGTTACGTGCTCTTAATTGGCGTAGGCCATGATAAAAATACATCCCTGCATTTAGCCGAAACCAGAGCCGACTTCCCTGGGAAGCAAATGGTCAACGAAAGCAGTGCGATCATGGCTGACGGGACTCGCAAATGGGTGACTTACAATACCCAGGCTATGGACGACAGCGATTTTGTCTCCTTAGGGGAAGAATATGAGAAAGAAAGAAATCTGAGGGTACATCGAATCGGGAATACCGATGTCCGATTTCTGGAACAAAAGCCGCTAGTCGACTGGGCCACGGCCTGGATGGAGAGGCATAGGGTCTAA
- a CDS encoding ABC transporter ATP-binding protein, with translation MKLTIENVSKKYKGDSYGLRDLSLQINTGVLGLLGPNGAGKSTLMRILSTITQPTAGKVSWNDIDITKDPNTVRGILGYLPQDFGVYPHLNAVEFLEYLAAIRGLDHKIAKKRIDELLFLLNLHEVRKKPLHSFSGGMKQRVGIAQALLNDPKLLIVDEPTVGLDPEERIRFRNLLAELSGDRIVILSTHIVSDVEATATDIAIVNQGRLVIHAAPSELLAAAEGKVWEWLIPSDTWMEVRKQLLISSTIQSSEGVRMKVIADIQPSAESHLVTPTLEDAYLYCISAKKQEATA, from the coding sequence ATGAAATTAACCATTGAAAACGTAAGCAAGAAATACAAGGGGGATTCTTACGGGCTCCGTGACTTATCCCTTCAGATCAATACAGGTGTTTTGGGATTGTTAGGTCCGAATGGTGCTGGAAAATCAACCTTGATGCGAATTCTATCAACCATTACTCAACCCACAGCGGGTAAGGTGAGCTGGAATGACATCGATATTACTAAGGATCCTAATACTGTGCGAGGCATACTCGGTTATTTACCACAGGATTTTGGCGTATATCCTCATTTAAATGCAGTTGAGTTTTTGGAATATTTAGCAGCGATTAGAGGGTTGGATCATAAAATCGCCAAAAAAAGAATTGATGAATTACTTTTTTTACTTAATCTTCATGAGGTTCGCAAAAAACCGTTACATAGCTTTTCAGGAGGGATGAAGCAACGTGTAGGAATAGCCCAAGCTTTATTGAACGACCCTAAGCTGTTAATCGTAGACGAGCCAACGGTTGGGCTTGATCCTGAAGAACGTATTCGTTTTCGTAATCTTTTAGCGGAATTGTCAGGGGATCGGATTGTAATCTTATCAACGCATATTGTATCTGACGTCGAAGCGACCGCAACAGACATCGCTATTGTCAATCAAGGCCGACTCGTGATACACGCAGCTCCGAGTGAGTTATTGGCTGCGGCGGAGGGGAAAGTGTGGGAGTGGTTGATACCGAGTGATACATGGATGGAAGTACGTAAGCAATTGTTAATCAGCAGCACTATTCAGAGCAGTGAAGGGGTACGTATGAAAGTCATTGCCGATATTCAGCCTTCAGCTGAAAGCCACTTGGTGACACCAACTTTGGAGGACGCGTATTTATATTGCATTTCGGCAAAAAAGCAGGAGGCAACAGCATGA